A DNA window from Rubripirellula tenax contains the following coding sequences:
- the asnB gene encoding asparagine synthase (glutamine-hydrolyzing) has product MCGITGAVWREDRAAVTPDLLRKMTDVIAHRGPDDSQMWINPDHCDAYGNRVGVGLGFRRLSIIDIAGARQPLSNEDGSVRLVFNGEIYNFQTLRRRLEGTGHSFATHGDGESIVHLYEDLGTDCFSQLNGMFAIAIWDAARNRLVLARDRIGQKPLYYAVKDDRLVFGSELKCLATVPGVCNEIDPAAVDEFLTYQYIPHPGTIWKGVRKLEPGHYAVYENGELSVHRYWNFDPSVERPIGAREAQERLRELLTDSVKLRLQSDVPLGSFLSGGIDSSLITAIAQSQSSDPVNTFSIGFPIADFDETKYAAQVAEYLGTKHTRFEVTPSGVDIIDKLVWHFDEPFGDSSAVPTWYLSELTKREVTVALSGDGGDELFAGYERYQALWLSNKLQRMFPIQKIPGIGLIQRLPDSNKRRSVIRRGKRFLEALGQPTARRYLNWLQIFPESLRASMYTDDFVSSLPDSDPFAFLDSVWARSKGRDVVTRASTSDILSYLPCDLCTKVDIASMGHGLEVRQPLLDYRVVEFAASLPVGMKFRGRRGKLILQDTFGSMIPSSIFTRKKMGFGIPIGAWFRDELKPMVHDTLLADDAKIAPIFRKEAVAEMVRSHETSEQNHGYRLWNLLILEKWLRQWT; this is encoded by the coding sequence ATGTGCGGAATCACTGGGGCGGTATGGCGTGAAGATCGCGCTGCGGTCACGCCGGATCTTCTGAGGAAGATGACCGACGTGATCGCGCACCGGGGACCCGACGATTCCCAAATGTGGATCAACCCCGATCACTGTGATGCATACGGCAATCGAGTCGGCGTCGGTTTAGGATTTCGCCGTCTCAGCATCATCGACATCGCCGGCGCGAGACAACCGCTTTCTAACGAAGACGGTTCGGTGCGATTGGTCTTCAATGGCGAGATCTACAATTTCCAAACCCTGCGCCGACGTTTGGAAGGGACCGGGCATTCTTTCGCGACTCACGGCGACGGCGAATCAATCGTCCACCTGTACGAAGATCTGGGTACCGATTGTTTCTCGCAATTGAACGGTATGTTCGCGATCGCGATTTGGGACGCGGCCCGCAATCGGTTGGTGTTGGCACGCGACCGGATCGGACAAAAGCCACTCTACTATGCAGTCAAAGACGATCGACTCGTCTTTGGGAGCGAGCTGAAATGCTTGGCAACCGTACCCGGCGTCTGCAACGAGATCGATCCAGCCGCCGTCGATGAATTCCTTACCTACCAATACATTCCGCATCCCGGAACGATATGGAAAGGCGTCCGCAAACTGGAACCCGGTCACTACGCGGTTTATGAAAACGGTGAATTGTCGGTTCACCGATACTGGAACTTTGACCCGTCGGTCGAACGTCCCATCGGTGCGCGAGAGGCTCAGGAGCGATTGCGTGAGTTGTTGACCGACTCGGTAAAGCTGCGGTTGCAGTCGGACGTGCCATTGGGGTCGTTTCTTTCTGGCGGCATCGATTCGTCGTTGATCACGGCGATAGCCCAGTCGCAGTCATCCGACCCGGTCAACACGTTTAGCATCGGTTTCCCGATCGCCGACTTCGACGAAACCAAGTATGCCGCCCAGGTCGCCGAGTACTTGGGAACCAAGCACACGCGTTTCGAAGTCACACCCAGCGGCGTCGACATCATCGACAAGTTGGTTTGGCATTTCGACGAACCGTTCGGCGATTCATCGGCCGTTCCGACGTGGTACCTTTCCGAGCTGACCAAACGCGAAGTCACTGTCGCGCTATCGGGTGACGGTGGAGATGAACTTTTTGCCGGTTACGAACGCTATCAGGCGTTGTGGCTTAGCAACAAGTTGCAACGAATGTTTCCAATCCAAAAGATTCCCGGCATCGGACTGATACAGCGTTTGCCTGATTCTAACAAGCGGCGTTCGGTCATTCGTCGTGGTAAACGATTCTTGGAAGCGCTCGGCCAACCGACGGCGCGACGGTATCTGAATTGGTTGCAGATCTTTCCGGAATCGCTTCGTGCGTCGATGTACACCGATGATTTCGTATCGTCGCTACCCGATTCGGATCCGTTCGCGTTCCTGGATTCGGTGTGGGCCCGAAGCAAGGGCCGCGACGTCGTAACGCGAGCAAGTACGTCGGACATTCTGTCCTACTTGCCATGCGACCTCTGCACCAAGGTCGACATCGCATCGATGGGTCATGGCTTGGAAGTCCGCCAACCGCTACTGGATTACCGCGTCGTCGAGTTCGCGGCGTCGCTTCCGGTCGGGATGAAGTTCCGCGGGCGGCGAGGCAAGTTGATTCTTCAAGACACCTTCGGTTCGATGATCCCCTCGTCGATCTTCACACGAAAGAAGATGGGTTTCGGCATCCCGATTGGTGCGTGGTTCCGCGACGAGCTCAAACCGATGGTGCACGACACGTTGTTAGCCGACGACGCCAAGATTGCACCGATCTTTCGCAAAGAAGCCGTCGCGGAAATGGTTCGATCCCACGAAACGAGCGAACAAAATCACGGCTACCGACTATGGAATTTGTTGATCTTGGAAAAGTGGCTGAGGCAATGGACATAG